The sequence CTGCAGCCGAGAGATTGGCAACGAGTGCCACCGTCAGAAAACCCAGACCTGCGAGGCACGAGCTCCGACGGGGCAGGGGCCGTGCGAGCCTCTGGGTTCGAATGTATAACTTGCCGTTGTATTTTGTAACGACCTAATCGCTCGTAGATATATAGTAATCGGTCTTTCGAAGGATGGAATACATTTTTTGGATACTTCAATGTTATTTAAGATTTGTAGTGAATTTTACTTATATATCAAATGCCATGCGCCTGGCTACGTTCAGACCAGAACATACGGATGAGGAAAATGACCCGCTTTGGAATTGGAACACGCTTGGGGATCGGCTTCGGTTTCCTTCTTCTCCTGATGCTGGCGCTGACCCAGTATTCGGTGACCGAGGTCAACTTCATCAATAGCGATCTTGGCCAGGTCAACGACGTCAACAGCGTCAAGCAGCGCTTTGCCATCAATTTCCGTGGCAGCGTGCACGACCGGGCTATTGCAATCCGGGATGTTACCCTGGTCGAAGCAACTGCAGACCGGCAGGCAGCAGTGGAACTGATCGCTAAACTGGCCGAGGCCTATGCCGTCAACGAGAAAAAAATGGCGCAGATGGTGTCTTCGCCGGCGGGCGCTTCGGCCGAGGAAAGGACAATCCTTGCTGAGATTGCCGACATCCAATCGAAAACCAACCCGCTCGTTGCCCAGATCATCGATCTGCAGGTAAAAGGCGATGGGGCGCAGGCAAAGAAAATCCTGCTTGAACAGGCCCGCCCGCTGTTCGTCGCTTGGCTCGGCGCAATCAACAAATTCATTGATTACCAGGAGGCCCTGAACCAGAAGGTCGGCGACGACGTTCGTCAATCCGTCAATGGTTTCCAGACTTTGGCGTTCGGGTCGCTGGCAGTCGCCATGCTGTTGGCGATTGTCGCGGCCTTTGTCGCAAGTCGCTCGATTACGAGACCGATCGCAAAGCTGCAATCGGCACTGCGGCATATGGCCAGCGGAGAAGGGGTCGGAGCCGATTCTACGCTCGATACCCGCCGGGACGAGATCGGGGATCTCGCGCGCGCCGTCGGCGCGGTGCGCGACGCGCTCAGTGCACAGGCTACGCACCGGGCTGAGGTCGACGCAAGACGCGCCGCTGCAGAACGCGAGCAGCTCGAAGGCGCTGCCAGGGAGCGTGAGGCTGCCGCAACTGAAACCAACGATGCCGTTGCCCAATTAGGTCAAGCACTTGAGGCAATGGCCGATGGTGATCTCGCCTTCCGCCTCGTGCGGCCATTCGGTCCGGCGCTCGACACGCTGCGCATAAACTTCAACAATTCCGCCGACAAGTTGCAGTCGTCCCTGAAGGCAATCGGCGGCAACGCCCTCTCGATCGACGCTGGTGCAGCCGAAATCAGCACGGCCTCCAACGACCTTGCACGCCGCACGGAACAGCAGGCTGCTTCCCTCGAAGAAACCGCAGCCGCGCTCGACGAGATTACAACAACGGTTAACGGCTCGACCGCACGCGCTGAAGAGGCGCGCACGGTTGTCGCCAAAACCCGGCAGAATGCCGAGCGATCGGGCGACGTCGTCAAGCGCGCCGTCCTTGCGATGGGACAAATCGAAACTTCCTCCAGCGAAATCAACAATATCATCAGCGTCATCGACGAAATCGCATTTCAGACAAATCTCTTGGCGCTCAATGCCGGCGTTGAAGCGGCCCGTGCGGGCGAGGCCGGCAAGGGTTTTGCCGTGGTGGCACAGGAAGTGCGCGAACTGGCGCAGCGCTCCGCCAGGGCCGCCAAGGAAATCAAGCAATTGATCCACACATCCGCCGAACAGGTGCGCTCCGGCGTGGCGCTCGTTGACGAAACAGGCAAGGCACTGACGGAAATCGTTCTGGAAGTGCAGGAGATCAACCGCCACGTCGATTCGATTGTTGAATCGGCAAAAGAGCAGTCGACGGCCCTTCGAGAAATCAACAATGCCGTCAATGCGATGGATCAATCGACCCAGCAGAACGCCGCCATGGTCGAGGAGACGTCGGCCGCCGGACAAAAACTGGCAGCTGAAGCAGCAGCGCTTTCAGCACAGCTGGCAAAGTTCCGTTTCGACGGCGCAAAGTCGGTCACCGTCCGTCAAGCGGCCCCCGCCTCTCTGTCGAGGCCTTCTGTACCTGCAGCCATGATCCGTAAGATTTCATCAGCCTTCACCGGTGGAAGGTCCCAAGCCGCGGTTGCGGCGTCGTCGGATTGGGAGGAATTCTAATCCTCTCTTGTTTCCGGAAGTGATATTCAAAGGCCCGCACTTTCGCGGGCCTTTTCATTGTGCCCCAGGCATGGCGCGTGGTGTGAGAGCACGTTTGACCGCGTGTCCGCAGGCGGCCGAGCTGCTGCTATGCGTATACCGCTTGACGCCCGCGATGGCGAGCCGCCGCGGCTCAAGCGCTTCGCAGCTATGGTGCCAACGAAGGTGCCCAGCTTTTGACGGCCGCTGCCATGCTTGCCAGATGATCGGCCAATGAGAATCCCGATATTTTCTTTCTCGGCGTCAGATCATGATCGCCGTCTTCAAGCCAAACGAGGTCAATTTTGTTGGACAGGTTGTAGTTTTGGACCTCCCGCCGAGTTCCGAACACGTCTCGTGTTCCCTGGACAATCAGCGCCGGCGTCTTTAGCGTTTCGAGATGCTTTGTGCGCAGCTCTTCGGGCTTGCCCGGCGGGTGGAACGGATAGCCGAGGCAAAGGAGCCCGGCGACCTTTCCTTTGGCGAAGAGATCGTCGGCAATCATGCTGGCAACGCGGCCGCCCATCGATTTTCCACCGATGATCAAACGATTGCGGACGCCGAAACGCTCGACCGCAGCACCATATTCGCCAATAAGCCTGTCGGCGCGCGGCGGCGGCTTGCGGCCCTTGGAGGTCCGCCTTGCCGCCATATAGGCAAATTCGAACCTGGCGACGCGAAAGCCAATGGCGGCCAGAGCTTCGGCCGCAGCCGTCATCGACGTCGCATCCATCGCCCCGCCGGCGCCATGAGCAAGCAGGATCGTAAACTCTGCGTCGTCGGGGCCATTTATCAAAAAGCCATGTCGCATCACGCAATTCATAAGGGGTCTTCCGTTCTTTGTCAGCACACCGATGGCAATTTAGGCCAGCGACGGGGTGGCTCTTTCCAATCACGAAACCTGCTCGATGAGCCGGAGACCCTGCCGACGTTGCTTAAGACACCGTAAGCCCCGGACACTGTTCGCAACCAGGCTGACGACGTCTGTCCTTCCAATCCGGCAATGGAACTCGCTTCGAGATTGAACAAATTCGTCGATACGATGAGTTCACCATTTACTTCCGCAGCATTTGCGCCGCATATTAGAATATTAGAAAATAATTGGTAAAGGTATTCGAACAACACGACAATTGCGCTCGAATGCCTTGCAAAACGAGTAAGGGAGGAGCTCTCATGAGGCGAATTATGTTGCTTGCGGCATCGACCGCTGCAGTGTCGCTCGCTGTCTCATTTGCTTTCGCGCAATCTGGCAGCGTTGAAAAGGCAGTAGGCGGATACAACTTCGATGAGGCTGCAAAGGAAGCAGCCGGCACGAAGGATTTTCATTCAGCCGACGGCCATCTGACCTTTGCAATTGTAACCCACACGGCTGGCAACGGGTTCTTCGACCCGGTCTATGTCGGCGCGACGGTTGCCGGCAATCTGATCGGCGCCAAGGTCCTGTTGCTCGGTTCGGAATCACCGACCGACGACCCCGCTCGCGAGATCGAAATCCTGAACCAGATCGTGCAGGATCCGACGATCGACGGGCTGATCATGACAACGCCGCAGGCTGGCGCCTACAACGACATCGTCAAAGCCGCCGAAGCGAAGGGTATCCCGATTGCCACCACAAACTCCTTCGATGGGACCATTCTCAACCGCAGCAAGATCAGCCATACCGGCCAGGACGCGTCTGCTGCCGCAATTGCCGGCGAGGCACTCGTCAAGTGCTTGGCAGACAAAGGCATCGACAAGGGGTCGATCGTGCTGCCCTCGTCGACTGCGATGGGCAACATCGAGGTGAACAATCGAGTGACATCGGCTTTCAACGCGATCGTCAAAGGACTTAAGGATGCAGGCAAGCTGGAGAGCTTCAAGGTCGATGCAGGACCCGAGAACACCGGCATCGACACCAATCCGAATGATCCGGTGAACGGTATCGTGACGTTGTTTGAATCGCGCGGCGACGTTGTTGGCGCCTTCGCCGGTAACAACGTATTCACGCCGGCCCTTGCCAAGGCCGTCGCCCAGACCGGCATGACCGGCAAGATCTGCGCCTATGGATTCGACCTCGGGCCGGCCCAGCAGGATGCGTTGAACAGCGGCGACTTGACCGGCGCGCTTGGTCAGCAGCCATTCTTGCAGGGCTTCTGGCCGGTCATGCAGCTCTATCTGCAGATCGATCGTGGAATCGCGGCCGCCAATCTCGACACGCGCGCCCAGCTCGTGACCAAGGACACTGTCGGAAATGTTGGCAAGCGCTTCGAGAATTGACGTCGCGCAGGGCTCAACAATCACTGCGGGAGAGGGATCTCTGCCCGCAGCATGCCAAAGCCGGATAGAACAAGCTTATGGAGCCTAACGCGACCCGGCACGAGCGCGCACCATCCCAACTGATCGGCGGCTGGGAGGCGGGGCTTGTGAGCCTGCTCGTGCTTCTCTATCTCGGCGGCGCTATCGTCAATCCCGCCTTCTTTGGATCGGCGGAGGCGTTCCATGCCCTGCTTCGCGATACCTCCCGGGTGGCCATCATTGCAGTCGGGATGACCTTCGTCATTGTCAACAAGGATCTCGATCTCTCGGTCGGCTCAACCTATGGCCTGATTGCGGTCGTCTTTGCCCGGCTGTTCGCATCCAACGTTCTCGACCTCAATGTCCTGACAGCGATAATACTCTGTTTGACGTTAGGTGTTGTGATCGGTCTCGCGAACGGCCTGCTTGTCACCGTTCTGAAAGTGCCCGCATTCATTGCCACACTGACTGTTCTGTTTATAGGCCGCGGCTTCGTACTCGCACTCACGCATGGCCAGGCAATCTATTATCCCGGCAAGGCGAAAGAATATCCGTTGTTCTTCCACCTCGGTGAAACAAATGTTTTCGGCTTCAACAACCAGATTGCGATCTTCGCCGTCGTCGCGGTGATCGGCGCCCTTGTGTTGGCCAAGACGCGGTGGGGCTACGAGACATTCGCCACGGGCGGAAATGAGCAGGCCGCCGTTTATGCCGGCATACCGACGAACTGGGTGCGTATACGGGCGTACCTGATCTCCTCTCTTTGCGCGACGCTCGCCGGCCTGATGTCCGCCGCGCAGGATAAGGGCGTGACGCCGCTTTACGGTGTGAGCGGCGAGCTGACGGTCATCGCCGCAGTCATCATCGGCGGCGCTTCAATCCTCGGCGGCCGTGGCCGCGTGGCCGGCTCATGCCTCGGTGCACTGCTGGTTGTGCTTCTCGACAAGGTGCTGCGCGAGGGCTGGCCGATCACACGCACGGTCAAGATCGGCGACGAGGAAATCACGGTCAACGCGATATTCTCGCTGCCGGTCGGTGCCGTCCCGGTCTTCCTCGGATTCCTTCTTGTCATCGCGGTGCTGATCGAACCCCATCTCATTCGGCGCCAGGTTGCAACGCGCTTCTGGGCGTGGATCTGCGGCAAGCCACCGCCGCCCGCCTACGAGATCGGCGGTGTCGCGCTGGAGGGCGTTCAGACCAAAGGTGCCATGGCAACGGACACGGCGATGTCGACGACTACCTTCGGCAGGTTTGTTGGCCGGCGTGACTCGCTTGCCATCATCCTGGCTGTTTTGCTGTGGTTTACGGGCGTCGCGCTCAGGCCCGACTACTGGTGGAACCTTTCGAACAGCTTTGCGATCCTGCTCAACTATACCGAATTGGCGCTGATCGCGATCGGGCTTACTTATGTCATTGCCGCGGGCGATATCGACCTTTCCGTCGGATCGGTCCTTGCCCTTTCCGGGAGTACGGCTGCCTACTTTTTGAAAGTCCTCGGCGCCGATCCATTCACGGCGATCGCCATGGGCCTTCTTGCGGGAATGGCCGCTGGCCTCGTCAATGCCGTCGTGACGGTCGGGTTCAAGTTGCCGGCGTTCATCGCCACACTCGGCATGTACTATATCGCCCGTGGTCTGGCTGCCTGGTTCGTTGCCGGACAGCAATTGGCAGGCTGGCCGGAGGACTACAATCTGCTCGGCCGCAAGGTGAATGACATTCTCCTCCATTTCGGTCTTTCGCTGCCGTCCGGAGTAATGCGTAGCGTGGCGGAAGTCGTCAGTGTTCAGACGATCTGGATGTTTTTCGTCGCCCTGATGGCCGGCGCCGTGCTCGCCTTTACCCCGTTCGGGATGAAAGTCTGTGCCACCGGCGGTAACATCCGCGCCGCTGCCTATGCCGGCATCGATACCAACAGGGTGCGCTTTATCGCACTCATGCTGGCCGCATTATGTGCAGCCATGGCAGGGATCATCAACGTTGCCTATTTTCGGAGCTTCAATCCGGTTGCCGGTCAGTTCCGCGAGCTCGACGCCATCGCTTCAGTCATCATAGGCGGCGGTTCGATCTTCGGAGGCTACGGCACCATGATTGGTGCACTCGCCGGCGCAGCCGTGATTACACTCGTGCGGGCTCTCATGCAGCTCAACGTCCAGGGATTCACCATGCCGCAGCACTGGATCAACGTCTTCATCGGGCTCATCCTCATCGTTGCGGTCTTGATCGACATATGGGTTCGCCAAGCCAATATTCTCGCACACGTGCTCGCCCGTCTCGCAAGAATGCGCAGGGGTAAGGAAATCGCTCATGGTTGACGTAACACAATCCGAGCCGATCGTGGAAATGCGGAATATCGAAAAAGCCTTCGGTGCGGTGCAGGCCCTCCGCAAGGTGGATCTCGTGCTCTATCCCGGCGAGATACTCGGCCTGGTCGGCGACAACTCGGCTGGCAAATCGACGCTCATGAAGATCCTGACCGGTGCCTATCAGCGCGATGCCGGTGAGATCTTCGTTGCCGGACAGCCGGCGCATTTCAAGAGCCCGCACGAAAGCCGGGATGTCGGCATCGAGATGATCTACCAGGACTTCGCTCTCTGCGGCAACATGGATGTCGGACAGAACATTTTCCTTGGCCGCTGGCCACTCAAAGGTCCCTTCGTCAATCGTCGCAAGATGTATGCCGAAGCTGACAATGTGCTGAAACGGCTCAAGGTCGACGTGAACTCGGTCTATCAGAAGGTCGAAAGCCTGTCGGGTGGCCGTCAGCAATCTGTAGCGATTGCACGCGCGATATCCTTTGGCCCGCGCGTCGTGATCTTAGACGAGCCGACAGCCAATCTTTCCGTGATGGCGACCGAGCGCCTGCTCGAAACCATGCTGGAGTTAAAGAAGCAGGGGGTCGCGCAGATCATCATTTCCCATCGCCTCATCGACATTTTCGCCGTGGGCGACCGCGTCATGGTGCTGAAGCGCGGCGAGTATGTGGGCGACCGCTACATCAAGAACACAGACGAGCATGAGGTTCTTGAGATCATTGTATCCGGCACGCGAGAGCTCGCGCTGACGGCCGATGAGGCAAGGCGGACTTGGAAAGGCAAGCTTTGAACTTGCGAGAGAAAGACGGGGCCGAAAGGCGCGCGCGACATCAAGATTCTCCCTTGATTTTTTCTCGTTGATCTCATCATCCAGGAATTGGGTGAGAATTGCGCCCATCCTTCTTGCTTTTACGCAAGTTCGCTCTTGTGAGATCTGCTGGCTTCCGGCGTTTGCGTGGGGCAGGGAATGCGCGCAGACGACGATCAACCTCAGGCTGCAATACAATGAATTTAAGATAGGAAGCCGGCGCTATCGACCACAATCGAAATAGCGGACGAAAGAGCAGCAGCGACCTACCGCTAGCGTATTCACCTTAACCATTAGCCGCACGGGATCACTGTTCGAAGCCGTCTGCGGTGCTTGTTATTTGGCTGTAGTTATTCTACTATTTCTTGTGGGTTTTTTGCCCTCGCCTGGATTGGAGCGTTCTCGCAATGCTGAAACGTGTTGCCGTCCTTTTCTCGGTCTTTTTGACAGGATGTGTGCCGTCCTGGCCATACCTGACAATGGCGCCACCCAGTGCCAGCAACTGTCAAAGCACAAGGCCAAGCGCAGCTGAAGCTGCCGCCTGGCGCCGGGCACAAAGGCAAAATACACGGCAATCCTACCAGGCTTTCCTCGCACAATACCCTCGCAGCTGCTACGGGACCTTGGCCGTTGAAAGGATGAGGACGACGGTTCAAAAGCAGCCCGTTACAGTGCGGAAATTGGCGACCCAACCTCGGCGAGACTTCTGGGGACGGCGAGTGTACTAGCGCTGTCGGCTTTGTTTCATAGACTGCTTTTTCGCGGAGCAAAGCCGCATCTATAAACTGGCAAAAGAACTTCGATCTCATCGAGGGCGGCAGGCTGGAAGCTCAGCGGCGGATACGATCGTGGAACTAGCTGATGCATTTTGACGTTGTTCATGCTGCTGACCCGCGATTTCGAGGTGGCGCGTCCAGCGCACTGAGAGCCGAACTGAAGGCGGCGAAACAGTGGGGGGTGAGCTGTGGCCTGCTGCCTTTTTTGGGGCAGCGCACGCGCGAGCTCGGCGTCTTCGACATTCGTACAGCCGCAGCGATCGAGCAATCGGATACTGTTTGGCTCACAGGATCCGAAGAGGCCACCTGCGACATTCTTCTGGCTCACCATCCTGCCGTGTTCGAGCGAATGCCGCGTTCGCCGGTGCGTTTGCAGCCTCGCCGCGTCGTTTGCGTCGTTCATCACCCCCTGTTCGACGGCAATCGCGTTCGGCAATACGATCTGGGGGTCGTGGAACGCGTGTTGGATCGGCTCTTTGGCGTTCCGGTCGTGTTTGCTCCTGTTGGGCCGAAGGTCCGATCCCAGTTCGACAGTATCGGGACCGAAAGTCCTGCGCTGCTCCGGCACGATTTGTGGAACATGATCGACCTTGCTGAATGGTCATTTCCCCAGCGTACAGCTCCAACAGGCACCGTCAATTTGGGGCGCCACTCGAGAGCGGATCCGGCGAAATGGCCCAGTTCCGCAGATGAGCTAAGAGCAGCCTATCCCGACACACCCGATTTCGCCATCAAGGTCTTGGGTGGCGCCCCGATGTCAATCCAGCCCTGGATAGGCTCGAACTGGCAGATCAGTCCGTTCGCGCAAAACAGCGTATCGGACTTTCTCAGGCTCCTGGATTTTTACGTTTACTTTCACAGCCCGCAGTGGGTGGAAGCCTTTGGATTATGTATCGCGGAAGCAATGGCGAGCGGTTTGGTGACGATGCTCGATCCTTCGTTTGAAAGCCTCTTCGAAGATGGCGCCGTCTATTGCAAAGTTGCCGAAACGCGCAACGTCATCGAGCGATTTGTCGCTTCACCTTCGACCTATCTGCAACAATCGAATGCCGCGCGAGAGCTTGTGCGGAGAAAGTTTGCGATCGATCAATACCCGCAGCGCATGGCACGTCTATGTGATGATCTTGAACTGTCCGGGCCCTCCACCCTGAAATGCAGCCGAACCGCGGTATCTGCCAAAACCGTCGCGGACAAGGCGCCCGGATCATTGCCGCGGCTTATGGGCAAGAAACGGCGAATACTCTTTGTCGCGACAAACGGTATCGGGCTTGGACACATCACGCGACTGATGGCTATCGCAGAGCGTCTGCCCGAGGACATGGATCCCATTTTCTTTACCCGATCGGCCGGGTCGGCGTTGGCTTATGCGCGAGGTCACGCTGTTGACTATACTCCTTCCGGCTTGGCGATCGGAGTGACGGACGACAGCTGGAATAGGGCATATGCGCAAGAGCTGCTGACGGCCGTTGAGGCGTTTGATGTTTCGGCGGTGGTGTTCGATGGGAACAGGCCGTTTCCAGGATTGATTGCCGTTGCCGAAAACCGTCGCGACCTGGCCTGGATTTGGATCCGGCGCGCCTTGTGGCGCCTTGACCACGACTTTGACCCATGTTCCCAGGATATATTCGATATGGTGATCGAGCCGGGCGAATTTGCCCATGACGAAGATGATGGTCCCACTCGCAATATGCTCGGGACTGTCGCCGTCCCTCCTGTGCTTCTGTTGGACCCAGGGACGCGAATGCCCAGGAACGAAGCCGCCGGCAAGCTAGGCGTCGACCCGGGCCGCTTCACTGTCGCGGTACAACTAGGCTCGCAGCGCAACTTTGACTTTGAGGATTTGCCCGGTTTGATTTTTGCCGGCCTGGTAAGGCGGAACATACAAACAGTTCAGGTTCTCAATCCGCTCGCGAAACCTTCCAAGCAGGAATGGCCGGGGGTTTTGCGCACAAGCGTTTACCCCTTGGCTGAATATGTCAGCGCGATTGATCTTCTTGTCACCACTGCCGGGTATAACAGCTTCCATGAAAGCATCTTGGGAGGGATCCCTTCGATCTTCGTGCCCAATGAAGCGCCGGAAATGGATGACCAGCACCTTCGCGCTGTATATGCCCAAACAGCAGGCTTGGGTCTGTGCCTGCGGTACTCGGAATTGGATCGTGTGGAGACAACCCTCGATCTGGCACTATCTGACGCTTTCCGCACCGAGGTTCGCCGGCGATTGGCTCGCGTTGGTTACGTCAATGGCGCCGCCATGGCTGCGAATGCGATCGAGCAGCTTGTCTTCAGTATCCGCGCTGACCGTCCGCTGCATGCCTCGATTGCTCGCAGTTGAGCTAAGGGACGCATCGGCGCCCACCTGGTCGCCAAGAAACTCGTCGATGGTCGATGAAAGTGCGATTTCGCTGGAAATGTCCCATTTCGCGAGGATCAATGACCAGCGTCGACGAGCATATCTGCCATAGATTTCGGGGGAGAGCGAAGGCAGGTAGCCTCGGGTAGGGAGAAACTCCAAAGGAGTCGAACTTGCAGCGGTCAGATCGGGACGCAGTTCTGAAAGAACGACAACAGGAAATTCGCCATTGGCCCTGCAAGCCTCCACGGCAGCATCGAGAATCTCGCGGAGGTTGGCGGGCATCACGCCGAGGACAGAAATAAGGCTCCTGGCTTTGGCTTCCTCGACCGGATCTTGCAGGACGTAAAGAAGGCTGTCCTCTTCATCGGCCGGATTGAGGGTCCGCGCACTTCGCTTGCGCCTGCCGAACGGTAAAAACCCGCCAACTTTGTCTATGATCCAGCGCAAAGCCATTCATCCTCAAAGCCCATTCTGCTGAACAAAAAGCTCGACTTCTTCATCGATTTGCTTTCGCGTCGCAGCGTTCAGTTTTTCACCCACCGAAGACCTGGTCCGTTCTGCCTCATCGACCTTGAAACGAGTGGCGAGCGTTGCGCTGAAATATGCCTTCTTTAAATCCGGCTTTCCACGACTAAAACTGCCCTCCGCGTAACCCTTGGCAAGTTCGAGATAGGCGTCTTCGAAGCCTCGGCGTGCTGACAGTTCCAGCAGGGCAAATGCGCGATTGGCATCGCGAGAAACGTTGCCTTCGCCCTTCACGAGAAGGCGTGCTGCGTAGAAGGGCGCATACTGGTTACCCATTTCCGTCGCGCGGATCATCAGATCAAAGCCCCGCTTGACATCTTTCTTCACACCCAATCCGCTGACATAGGCACGGCCGAGATTGGTCATGGCGTCGATCTGACCGGCATCGGCCGCCGCGGCATAAAGCCTCGTCGCCTCCACATCATCTTTCTTCACGCCGGTGCCGCGACGGAAGCTGTCGCCGAGTGCTGTGATCGCGTTCGACCAGCCGCTTGATGCTGCAAGTCTGTACCATAGGATCCCCTCTTCGGGATTTTGAGGCACGCCTTGACCGCGGATGTAGGCCGTTCCCACATTTGTCCTTGCTCTGAGATTTCCGAGCGGTGCTGCCTTCATGTAGAAATCCAAGGCACGCTTGTAATCGACTTCGCGGCCGACACCGGCCCGGGCCATGTAACCGAGATTGACGAATGCGGCGCTGTATTGCTGCTGGCTGGCGAGTTCATAGAAATGCTCCGCCCAGTCATAGCGTTTCGCTATTTCAAGGACGCGGGCCAACTGAAACTGCAGGCGTGGGTTGCTGGGATCTGCAGCGAGCGCATAACCGCAGGAGCGCAGTCCGTCGCGGACGTTAACCAGCCCGTTCGTAACACCCGGTACCACGCGTTGAGGATCGTTGGGATCGGCTGCATACAGATCGCAATCCGTAACGATTGTCTTCATGCCGCTTTGTGTGTCGGGCATTTCGCGTGGCCAGACACGAAAAGTCTCGCTGACGGCGCGCTCGCCGGCCTGCTGAAAAACAAACTCCGCTCCAGCGGCTTCAGTAGCCTCATCGGACGGCGGCTCGGTGGAAATCGCGGTGGCGGCAAGTGCACCGCTGACAAACAGCCCGCGCTTCTGCAACTCAGCAACCTGGAGACTGCTGCGTTTGAGCGCTTCGACCGCAAGCTGGCTCTTCGGAAACACCTTTGCGAAACGTTCGAAATCAGTTGGATCCGCGCTGTCTTGAATGAAATACCACAGGACCTGGTCAATAGTCAGCGCGCCGTCGCCCCCCGGGACCTCGGGTGCTGGTTCGTCGGCGCCGCCCGGCTTCAGGACGAATTTGGTTTCGATCGAGCCTGTGATCCATGGTATTTGCGATCCGCTGGTGGCAAGGCGCACGTCTCCACGCACTGTTCTGAACGTGTCGTAGATGTCGAGGCCCGGCTGCTGAAGCGCATTGGCCAGCGCCAAAGAATAAGGGCTGTTCACTCCGGTACCGTCGTAAGCCACTTCGCCGGCGCCTGTGGCGAAGGCGATGAGGACCTGACCAGAGCCGGCCTCGATATTTGCCAAGCCCTGCTGCAGTCCCTTTTCCGAGGTCAGTGGGTTGTTGCGGCAGGCGTCCAAAATGATCAGCTTGACGCCGACCGGGTCGTCCTTGACGATGTCTATTAGGTCATTGAGAACCATGGCGTCGTCGACCACTTCTTTGGCCGATCCGGTCCTTACATCGACGGGTAGCAGCAGGCTTCGCCCTTCGTATTGCAGCGCATGTCCCGCGTAGTAGAGGATAGCCAGATCAGCGCCGAGAAGATGCGTGCGGGTTGCATTTTCGAGGTCGCCGACAGCGGCCTTCTTGACGTCGTAGAAAAGCAGGACATCGAAACCAAGCTCCGTGAGCGTCGCGGCAATCAGCTTGGAATCGTTTTTGGGGTTCGCCAGAGGCGCAAACTCGTATTCGCCATTCCCCACCACGATGGCGGCTCGCCGCTCCGCATGGGCCATGTGCGAGAATGCCGTTAAGAACAGCGCCAACAGCGGGATCAGGAAAATCCACTTCGGCCGAAAGCAGGAACTTCTTTGCATCATGGCAGGTAAGCCCAGATTGTTGACTTCGTAGTCCTGACGAGAGGTAAGAATAATGCCTCCATAGTAATGCAATTTTCAGACCTTGGCATGGGGGTAAAGGATCAATGCCAGCGAAAGCCGCTCCCATGGCATCGCGAATTCAGGCTGACGCGTTTCCGGCCGGATTCTTTGCCCTGAGAGGATAAACCCGGTGCTGTTGCCATGCTGCTTTCGAGGTGGCGGGTCTTTATGATAGGTTCATGATCCAGGACTGCCGGCGTCACGAACAGGGGCACTCTCCGCATGGCCGAAGAACGCAAGACAACCGTCCAGACGCCGCTTGGACCAGAGACGCTGACCTTCACGCACCTTGTCGGCCATGATGAGATCAGCAGGTGTTTTGCCTTCACCGTTGGGTTCGTCAGCC is a genomic window of Rhizobium etli 8C-3 containing:
- a CDS encoding ATP-binding cassette domain-containing protein, with amino-acid sequence MVDVTQSEPIVEMRNIEKAFGAVQALRKVDLVLYPGEILGLVGDNSAGKSTLMKILTGAYQRDAGEIFVAGQPAHFKSPHESRDVGIEMIYQDFALCGNMDVGQNIFLGRWPLKGPFVNRRKMYAEADNVLKRLKVDVNSVYQKVESLSGGRQQSVAIARAISFGPRVVILDEPTANLSVMATERLLETMLELKKQGVAQIIISHRLIDIFAVGDRVMVLKRGEYVGDRYIKNTDEHEVLEIIVSGTRELALTADEARRTWKGKL
- a CDS encoding glycosyltransferase encodes the protein MHFDVVHAADPRFRGGASSALRAELKAAKQWGVSCGLLPFLGQRTRELGVFDIRTAAAIEQSDTVWLTGSEEATCDILLAHHPAVFERMPRSPVRLQPRRVVCVVHHPLFDGNRVRQYDLGVVERVLDRLFGVPVVFAPVGPKVRSQFDSIGTESPALLRHDLWNMIDLAEWSFPQRTAPTGTVNLGRHSRADPAKWPSSADELRAAYPDTPDFAIKVLGGAPMSIQPWIGSNWQISPFAQNSVSDFLRLLDFYVYFHSPQWVEAFGLCIAEAMASGLVTMLDPSFESLFEDGAVYCKVAETRNVIERFVASPSTYLQQSNAARELVRRKFAIDQYPQRMARLCDDLELSGPSTLKCSRTAVSAKTVADKAPGSLPRLMGKKRRILFVATNGIGLGHITRLMAIAERLPEDMDPIFFTRSAGSALAYARGHAVDYTPSGLAIGVTDDSWNRAYAQELLTAVEAFDVSAVVFDGNRPFPGLIAVAENRRDLAWIWIRRALWRLDHDFDPCSQDIFDMVIEPGEFAHDEDDGPTRNMLGTVAVPPVLLLDPGTRMPRNEAAGKLGVDPGRFTVAVQLGSQRNFDFEDLPGLIFAGLVRRNIQTVQVLNPLAKPSKQEWPGVLRTSVYPLAEYVSAIDLLVTTAGYNSFHESILGGIPSIFVPNEAPEMDDQHLRAVYAQTAGLGLCLRYSELDRVETTLDLALSDAFRTEVRRRLARVGYVNGAAMAANAIEQLVFSIRADRPLHASIARS
- a CDS encoding caspase family protein, whose product is MMQRSSCFRPKWIFLIPLLALFLTAFSHMAHAERRAAIVVGNGEYEFAPLANPKNDSKLIAATLTELGFDVLLFYDVKKAAVGDLENATRTHLLGADLAILYYAGHALQYEGRSLLLPVDVRTGSAKEVVDDAMVLNDLIDIVKDDPVGVKLIILDACRNNPLTSEKGLQQGLANIEAGSGQVLIAFATGAGEVAYDGTGVNSPYSLALANALQQPGLDIYDTFRTVRGDVRLATSGSQIPWITGSIETKFVLKPGGADEPAPEVPGGDGALTIDQVLWYFIQDSADPTDFERFAKVFPKSQLAVEALKRSSLQVAELQKRGLFVSGALAATAISTEPPSDEATEAAGAEFVFQQAGERAVSETFRVWPREMPDTQSGMKTIVTDCDLYAADPNDPQRVVPGVTNGLVNVRDGLRSCGYALAADPSNPRLQFQLARVLEIAKRYDWAEHFYELASQQQYSAAFVNLGYMARAGVGREVDYKRALDFYMKAAPLGNLRARTNVGTAYIRGQGVPQNPEEGILWYRLAASSGWSNAITALGDSFRRGTGVKKDDVEATRLYAAAADAGQIDAMTNLGRAYVSGLGVKKDVKRGFDLMIRATEMGNQYAPFYAARLLVKGEGNVSRDANRAFALLELSARRGFEDAYLELAKGYAEGSFSRGKPDLKKAYFSATLATRFKVDEAERTRSSVGEKLNAATRKQIDEEVELFVQQNGL